The following coding sequences lie in one Kamptonema formosum PCC 6407 genomic window:
- a CDS encoding MORN repeat-containing protein, with product MLGSIRQLARTIIFAAACMGCLANPIDSLSLLAQEPKGDGKRPPYCEGSPPTGKVKCNYEGGDNYEGDFVNGQPQGRGIYVYANGDRYDGMFRNGVPHGRGLFIFKDDARYDGVFQNGTMKQGTVIFPNGDRYIGNFQVVRNVETNVISSQPGGQGEFIYANGDRYVGQFFAGSPFGRGVLTRTDGTRCTGQFLNQALDAKANCTFPSGARYEGELRGGVPHGFGTIIDTKGRRFPGVFRQGKLAE from the coding sequence ATGCTTGGTTCAATTCGACAGTTGGCTCGAACTATAATATTTGCTGCTGCTTGTATGGGATGCCTCGCTAATCCGATCGACTCGCTTTCATTATTAGCCCAAGAGCCAAAAGGAGATGGAAAACGTCCGCCCTACTGCGAAGGTAGTCCCCCTACCGGGAAAGTGAAATGCAATTACGAGGGGGGCGATAACTATGAAGGGGATTTTGTCAATGGCCAGCCGCAGGGTAGAGGAATCTATGTTTATGCCAATGGCGATCGCTATGACGGAATGTTCCGTAATGGCGTACCTCATGGTCGAGGATTATTTATATTTAAAGACGACGCTCGCTATGACGGAGTGTTTCAAAATGGCACGATGAAACAGGGGACGGTGATATTTCCTAATGGCGATCGCTACATCGGAAATTTTCAGGTAGTTAGGAATGTAGAAACTAACGTTATTAGCAGTCAACCTGGTGGGCAAGGAGAATTTATTTATGCTAACGGCGATCGCTACGTAGGACAATTCTTTGCGGGTTCCCCTTTTGGTAGAGGGGTATTAACGCGGACAGATGGCACGCGCTGCACTGGACAGTTCTTAAATCAAGCTCTTGATGCTAAAGCTAACTGCACTTTCCCCAGCGGTGCCCGTTATGAAGGTGAATTGCGCGGAGGTGTACCTCATGGCTTTGGCACAATCATCGATACTAAGGGGAGGCGCTTTCCGGGCGTTTTCCGCCAAGGCAAGCTAGCGGAATGA
- a CDS encoding MORN repeat-containing protein, whose protein sequence is MIFQSQKLGIGLLVASVIGTTSYLIQPLPSLAQAEATSGRCIPNIPTGRVKCDYNNGDSYIGNFLNGLPNGTGVYVYDDRNRYEGQFRKGLPNGRGVFIFLNDARIEGVFQDGKIRFGTAIFTNGDRYIGPFDIERRIGTPSGRGQFIFANGDRFQGEFVGGHPLGNGTFTRPDGTRCQGQFYSDELDARGICTFANGIRYEGELRKGLPHGKGTIVDANGKRFPGIFRDGQRIEQ, encoded by the coding sequence ATGATTTTCCAATCTCAAAAACTAGGAATCGGGTTATTAGTTGCATCAGTTATTGGAACTACTAGCTATCTTATACAGCCGTTGCCATCACTGGCCCAAGCAGAAGCTACTTCAGGTCGCTGCATACCCAATATCCCCACAGGCAGAGTGAAATGTGACTACAACAATGGCGACAGCTATATCGGAAATTTCCTTAACGGTTTGCCCAATGGTACGGGAGTATATGTATATGACGATCGCAATCGCTATGAAGGTCAGTTTCGCAAGGGTCTACCAAATGGCAGAGGAGTTTTCATTTTCTTGAATGATGCTCGAATTGAGGGAGTATTCCAAGATGGCAAAATCAGATTTGGTACGGCAATTTTCACGAATGGCGATCGCTACATCGGCCCTTTCGATATAGAACGAAGAATCGGTACGCCGAGTGGTCGCGGGCAATTTATCTTCGCCAATGGCGATCGCTTTCAGGGAGAATTTGTGGGCGGACACCCTTTAGGTAATGGGACATTCACCCGCCCGGACGGCACCCGCTGCCAAGGTCAGTTTTATAGTGACGAACTCGATGCTAGAGGAATTTGTACCTTTGCCAACGGCATCCGCTATGAAGGAGAGTTGCGGAAAGGATTACCTCACGGCAAAGGGACGATCGTAGATGCCAACGGCAAGCGCTTTCCGGGAATTTTCCGCGATGGTCAACGCATTGAACAGTAA
- a CDS encoding Uma2 family endonuclease: MVTTTLTPPLRSNEEKLITLTGIKWLTFKAIMSDVGDGRAWRIAYAEGVLEIRMPLPKHERPKVMLELFIGALADELEIEAMSLGALTLEREDLARAIEPDTCFYIQNESLVRDKDEIDLPADPAPDLVVESDYTSSSLNKFSIYASLGVPEIWRYRNQSLQVYQLVDGSYEERENSLAFPFLPIAEIPGLIEQSKTIGQRAAVRLFRERVREVLAE; encoded by the coding sequence ATGGTAACAACTACCTTGACTCCTCCGCTACGAAGTAATGAGGAAAAATTAATTACTTTGACAGGCATTAAATGGCTAACATTTAAAGCGATAATGTCTGATGTCGGCGATGGTAGAGCCTGGAGAATTGCTTATGCCGAAGGAGTTTTAGAAATCAGAATGCCATTGCCTAAACATGAAAGACCTAAAGTTATGCTCGAACTCTTTATTGGAGCTTTAGCAGATGAGTTAGAAATTGAAGCTATGAGTCTCGGTGCGTTGACTCTTGAACGGGAGGATTTAGCTCGTGCTATTGAACCAGATACTTGTTTTTACATTCAAAATGAATCTTTAGTTAGAGATAAAGATGAAATTGATTTACCCGCAGATCCTGCACCGGATTTAGTAGTAGAATCAGACTACACGAGTTCTTCTTTGAATAAGTTCTCGATTTATGCTTCTCTGGGGGTTCCTGAAATCTGGAGATATCGAAATCAAAGTCTTCAAGTATATCAATTGGTTGATGGAAGCTATGAAGAGAGGGAGAATAGTCTGGCTTTTCCGTTTTTGCCGATCGCAGAAATTCCGGGTTTGATAGAACAAAGTAAAACTATCGGACAAAGGGCGGCGGTGCGTTTGTTTCGGGAAAGGGTTAGGGAAGTTTTGGCGGAGTGA
- a CDS encoding GNAT family N-acetyltransferase — translation MGFWKNLFSGSDSASTPQTAEFEEDFAFGASDLLSPPFRKPTTGNSRILFSTDRDIDLYELEELCNAVGWSRRPLRKVKKAIQHSFLVVSMWEMRGAQRRLIGFARATSDHAFNATLWDVVVHPEFQGSGLGKALMQYIIKKLRSEDISNITLFADPHVVDFYRNLGFLSDPEGIKGMFWYPD, via the coding sequence ATGGGTTTTTGGAAAAACTTATTTAGCGGTTCTGACTCTGCCTCTACGCCCCAGACAGCGGAATTTGAGGAAGATTTTGCTTTTGGGGCAAGCGATTTGCTATCCCCGCCCTTTCGCAAACCCACTACTGGCAATAGTCGCATCTTGTTTAGTACCGATCGCGACATAGACCTCTACGAGCTCGAAGAACTCTGTAATGCAGTTGGGTGGTCTCGCCGCCCCCTGCGTAAAGTCAAAAAAGCCATTCAACACAGTTTCCTAGTCGTTTCCATGTGGGAAATGCGAGGAGCCCAGCGGCGGTTGATCGGTTTTGCCAGAGCCACATCAGACCATGCTTTTAATGCCACACTCTGGGATGTAGTGGTTCATCCAGAATTCCAGGGATCGGGCTTAGGTAAGGCGCTGATGCAGTACATCATTAAAAAACTCCGCAGCGAAGATATCAGCAACATTACCCTATTTGCTGACCCTCATGTGGTAGATTTCTACCGAAACTTGGGGTTCCTGTCCGATCCAGAGGGGATCAAAGGAATGTTTTGGTATCCAGACTAG